One region of Quercus lobata isolate SW786 chromosome 2, ValleyOak3.0 Primary Assembly, whole genome shotgun sequence genomic DNA includes:
- the LOC115976075 gene encoding 60S ribosomal protein L18a-like protein isoform X2 codes for MLGQITDAMGREKGKYTLVKDLEHSQLGTYDKPLPCFGCGIGWFSFLLGFVFPLLWYYATILYFGNYYRRDPRERAGLAASAIAALAFTVVLFIVAAILFF; via the exons ATGTTAGGGCAAATAACAGATGCTATGGGCCGTGAAAAGGGCAAATATACTCTCGTTAAAGATTTGGAACACTCCCAACTTGGGACTTATGACAAGCCCCTTCCATGCTTTGGCTGTGGGATTGGATGGTTTTC ATTTCTTTTAGGGTTTGTGTTCCCACTTCTTTGGTACTATGCGACGATTCTCTATTTTGGAAATTACTACCGCAGGGATCCTAGGGAGCGAGCAGGACTAGCAGCCTCAGCAATTGCT GCACTGGCTTTTACTGTAGTGTTGTTCATCGTTGCagctattcttttcttttag
- the LOC115976071 gene encoding UBP1-associated proteins 1C-like, with protein sequence MVWFQCEDCGENLKKPKLPNHFRICSATKLSCIDCGQTFGQQSVQSHTQCITEAEKYGPKGQMKVSNGSSAKLSKDSKQQVDFDINVGLSERPPWFCSLCNTSTTSKQTLLLHAEGKKHKAKARAFHAAKQPPKQAEESAPETKLPTEDTQKDELLDNKCAKEPNSQDPPKSDTEHNKSETDKGTSPLKKKRKLDASAKDDSRKKTKDDTPGDLGDGEAIHSEKAEADEIKSQLKNDTLAERSSTREDTKRKIKWKKLITSALKSNPDGVLKMRKLRKLVLKALHQSGTTEDETKLSDTLEHKINSSSRFTVENKYVRLVAKD encoded by the exons ATGGTGTGGTTTCAGTGCGAGGATTGTGGAGAGAATCTGAAGAAGCCCAAGTTACCAAATCACTTCAGGATTTGCTCCGCCACCAAG CTTTCGTGCATAGATTGTGGACAGACATTTGGGCAGCAAAGCGTTCAAAGTCACACTCAGTGTATTACTGAGGCG GAAAAATATGGTCCAAAAGGCCAAATGAAAGTTTCAAATGGTTCAAGCGCCAAGCTCAGCAAGGATTCAAAGCAACAAGTTGattttgatataaatgttgGGTTATCTGAACGCCCACCATGGTTTTGTAG CCTCTGCAATACCAGCACTACTAGTAAGCAGACCCTGCTTCTCCATGCTGAAGGAAAGAAGCACAAGGCAAAAGCCCGAGCTTTCCATGCCGCAAAACAACCACCTAAGCAGGCAGAAGAATCTGCTCCAGAGACAAAGCTTCCAACTGAAGATACTCAAAAAGATGAATTGCTTGACAATAAATGCGCAAAGGAACCAAATTCGCAAGATCCACCCAAATCTGATACTGAGCATAACAAGTCAGAAACAGATAAAGGAACTTCACcattgaagaaaaagagaaaacttgaTGCATCTGCAAAAGATGATTCAAGAAAGAAGACCAAGGATGATACTCCTGGTGACTTAGGTGATGGGGAAGCTATTCACAGCGAAAAAGCAGAAGCAGATGAAATAAAGAGTCAGTTGAAGAATGATACATTGGCAGAACGTAGCTCAACCAGAGAAGATACGAAACGGAAAATAAAGTGGAAGAAGCTGATCACATCAGCCTTGAAATCT AATCCTGATGGAGTTCTGAAGATGAGGAAATTAAGAAAACTTGTTCTCAAGGCTCTCCATCAATCTGGCACAACAGAAGATGAAACCAAACTCAGTGATACGCTTGAGCACAAG ATCAATTCAAGCTCTAGATTCACAGTAGAGAACAAGTATGTCCGGCTGGTGGCTAAGGATTGA
- the LOC115976075 gene encoding 60S ribosomal protein L18a-like protein isoform X1, whose amino-acid sequence MLGQITDAMGREKGKYTLVKDLEHSQLGTYDKPLPCFGCGIGWFSFLLGFVFPLLWYYATILYFGNYYRRDPRERAGLAASAIAVITLSLSQPYDGTGFYCSVVHRCSYSFLLVPVAPVSKCY is encoded by the exons ATGTTAGGGCAAATAACAGATGCTATGGGCCGTGAAAAGGGCAAATATACTCTCGTTAAAGATTTGGAACACTCCCAACTTGGGACTTATGACAAGCCCCTTCCATGCTTTGGCTGTGGGATTGGATGGTTTTC ATTTCTTTTAGGGTTTGTGTTCCCACTTCTTTGGTACTATGCGACGATTCTCTATTTTGGAAATTACTACCGCAGGGATCCTAGGGAGCGAGCAGGACTAGCAGCCTCAGCAATTGCTgtaattactctctctctctctcaaccttaTGATG GCACTGGCTTTTACTGTAGTGTTGTTCATCGTTGCagctattcttttcttttagtcCCGGTGGCTCCAGTCTCAAAATGCTACTAA
- the LOC115976073 gene encoding uncharacterized protein LOC115976073 produces MDKNATRTGLELVRSISNKHLDLLRSSARYVSLLKGQITDAMGREKGKYTLVKDLEHSQLGTYDKPLPCFGCGIGWFSFLLGFVFPLLWYYATILYFGNYYRRDPRERAGLAASAIAALAFTVVLFIVAAILFF; encoded by the exons ATGGATAAAA ATGCTACTAGAACTGGCCTTGAATTGGTGAGATCAATCTCTAATAAGCATCTTGATCTTTTGAGATCATCCGCTCGATATGTTTCTCTACTTAAAG GGCAAATAACAGATGCTATGGGCCGTGAAAAGGGCAAATATACTCTCGTTAAAGATTTGGAACACTCCCAACTTGGGACTTATGACAAGCCCCTTCCATGCTTTGGCTGTGGGATTGGATGGTTTTC ATTTCTTTTAGGGTTTGTGTTCCCACTTCTTTGGTACTATGCGACGATTCTCTATTTTGGAAATTACTACCGCAGGGATCCTAGGGAGCGAGCAGGACTAGCAGCCTCAGCAATTGCT GCACTGGCTTTTACTGTAGTGTTGTTCATCGTTGCagctattcttttcttttag